Proteins encoded in a region of the Bradyrhizobium sp. CB3481 genome:
- a CDS encoding metallophosphoesterase, whose protein sequence is MLTRRHFLKAVGGLGAVGVSTTAYGFSAPLVQLRVAGYHISPPQWPDGLKLRIAAIADLHACDPWMSLDHIQEIVERTNALKPDIIVMLGDYVAGHRKVTRIIPDAEWAAVLAGLKAPLGVHAVLGNHDWWEDKTVQREGLGLPSAGRALEKVGIPVYENDARKFSKNGHSFWLAGLGDQLAYMPARRFRPVKRAGVDDLGKTLAKVTDDAPVVLMAHEPDIAKRVPSRVALQLSGHTHGGQVRMLGWSPILPSGRQLDYGHIKMNCDIVVSGGLGCSIVPFRLGVPPEIVLVTLGAQRPAVA, encoded by the coding sequence ATGTTAACACGCCGTCATTTCTTGAAAGCCGTGGGCGGACTGGGCGCGGTCGGCGTCTCGACCACCGCTTACGGTTTCAGCGCGCCGCTCGTCCAGCTTCGCGTCGCCGGGTACCACATCTCACCGCCGCAATGGCCTGACGGCCTCAAGCTTCGGATCGCCGCCATCGCCGACCTGCACGCCTGCGATCCCTGGATGTCGCTCGATCACATCCAGGAGATCGTCGAGCGCACCAACGCGCTGAAGCCCGACATCATCGTCATGCTCGGCGATTACGTCGCCGGCCATCGCAAGGTGACGCGTATCATTCCCGATGCCGAATGGGCCGCCGTGCTGGCAGGCCTGAAGGCGCCGCTCGGCGTGCATGCGGTGCTCGGCAATCACGACTGGTGGGAAGACAAAACTGTGCAGCGGGAAGGGCTGGGGCTGCCGTCCGCCGGCCGTGCGCTGGAGAAGGTCGGCATTCCCGTTTACGAGAACGACGCGCGGAAGTTCAGCAAGAACGGTCATTCGTTCTGGCTCGCGGGTCTCGGCGATCAGCTCGCCTACATGCCGGCGCGCCGCTTCCGCCCAGTCAAGCGGGCCGGCGTCGACGATCTCGGCAAGACGCTGGCCAAGGTTACCGACGATGCGCCGGTGGTTCTGATGGCGCACGAGCCCGATATTGCCAAGCGCGTGCCTTCGCGTGTCGCGCTACAGCTCTCCGGCCATACCCATGGTGGCCAGGTGCGGATGCTCGGCTGGTCACCGATCTTGCCGTCCGGACGGCAACTCGACTATGGCCACATCAAGATGAACTGTGACATCGTCGTCTCCGGCGGCCTCGGCTGCAGTATCGTGCCGTTTCGCCTCGGCGTGCCGCCGGAAATCGTGCTGGTGACGCTTGGGGCGCAGCGGCCGGCGGTGGCGTAG
- a CDS encoding DUF6869 domain-containing protein, producing the protein MGSTQDKDMLALIAAAPELATPDDTEAFLDAMPMAELASLWATLQRLSRRDKTGAAWSAFLYFDHLPHKRPDRALDLALEALRSEADKPTVMQLNNKFMMSLLYAHGAAVIDRIEAEAMQNAALRWLLGGICFGPDEPFKRRIEAIADSHGWRADDLAHRRPKRPLNCTAMSVADLALAWVEQYSKSERDRDDNFFAMMDYERDLREEYPDKVIDLIVEILKIETNPVLLSLLAAGPLEDVISMETIDRIEQEASTNKRFHDLLGGVWYYRAPAELKARLNALIGQNRW; encoded by the coding sequence ATGGGATCGACCCAAGACAAGGACATGCTGGCCCTCATTGCGGCGGCGCCGGAGCTGGCGACGCCCGATGACACCGAGGCCTTCCTCGACGCCATGCCGATGGCCGAACTCGCTTCGTTGTGGGCAACGCTGCAGCGCCTCAGCCGGCGTGACAAGACGGGCGCCGCCTGGTCGGCGTTCCTCTATTTCGACCATCTGCCGCACAAGCGGCCGGACCGCGCGCTTGATCTTGCGCTGGAAGCGTTGCGCTCCGAGGCCGACAAGCCGACCGTGATGCAGCTCAACAACAAGTTCATGATGTCGCTGCTCTATGCGCACGGCGCTGCCGTGATCGACCGCATCGAAGCCGAGGCCATGCAGAATGCCGCGCTGCGCTGGCTGCTCGGCGGAATCTGCTTCGGGCCTGACGAGCCGTTCAAGCGCCGCATCGAAGCGATCGCCGACAGCCATGGCTGGCGTGCCGACGATCTCGCGCACCGGAGGCCGAAGCGACCGCTGAACTGCACGGCGATGTCGGTGGCCGACCTGGCGCTGGCCTGGGTCGAGCAGTATTCGAAATCCGAGCGCGACCGCGACGACAATTTCTTCGCCATGATGGACTACGAGCGCGACCTGCGGGAGGAGTACCCCGATAAGGTGATTGACCTCATCGTCGAGATCCTGAAGATCGAGACGAATCCGGTGCTGCTGTCGCTGCTCGCGGCGGGGCCGCTGGAGGACGTCATCAGCATGGAGACAATCGATCGCATTGAGCAGGAAGCTTCGACCAACAAGCGTTTCCACGATCTGCTCGGCGGCGTCTGGTATTACCGCGCGCCCGCTGAACTGAAGGCGCGCCTGAACGCGCTGATAGGGCAGAACCGCTGGTGA
- the ruvB gene encoding Holliday junction branch migration DNA helicase RuvB, which produces MNTPSRIVTPERRSDDVGDTALRPQLLSEFVGQAQARKNLSIFIEAARKRGEALDHVLFVGPPGLGKTTLAQIVARELGVGFRATSGPVIAKAGDLAALLTNLEERDVLFIDEIHRLSPAVEEVLYPAMEDFQLDLIIGEGPAARSVKIELAKFTLVGATTRAGLLTNPLRDRFGIPVRLNFYTEEELEKIVSRGARVLNIGMTPDGANEIARRARGTPRIAGRLLRRVRDFASAADASSVDRAIADHALSALEVDAAGLDAMDRRYLTTIALNYGGGPVGVETMAAALSEPRDAIEDIIEPYLIQCGYLQRTPRGRLLTSHAFRHLGLAEPTRDPAQFGLFGNGDSDD; this is translated from the coding sequence GTGAACACCCCCTCCCGTATCGTCACCCCCGAGCGGCGTTCCGACGATGTCGGCGACACCGCGCTGCGTCCGCAACTGCTGTCCGAATTCGTCGGCCAGGCGCAGGCGCGCAAGAATCTGTCGATCTTCATCGAGGCGGCGCGCAAGCGCGGCGAGGCGCTGGATCATGTGCTGTTCGTCGGCCCGCCCGGCCTCGGCAAGACCACGCTGGCGCAGATCGTCGCGCGCGAACTCGGCGTCGGTTTTCGCGCCACCTCGGGCCCGGTGATCGCGAAGGCTGGCGATCTTGCGGCACTGCTGACCAATCTCGAAGAGCGCGACGTGCTCTTCATCGACGAAATCCATCGCCTCAGCCCGGCGGTCGAGGAAGTGCTCTATCCCGCGATGGAGGATTTTCAGCTCGACCTCATCATTGGCGAGGGCCCGGCGGCGCGCTCGGTCAAGATCGAACTGGCAAAGTTCACCCTCGTTGGAGCCACCACCCGCGCGGGCCTGTTGACCAATCCGCTGCGCGACCGCTTCGGGATCCCGGTGCGCCTGAACTTCTACACCGAGGAAGAGCTGGAGAAGATCGTCTCCCGCGGCGCCCGCGTACTCAACATCGGCATGACGCCCGATGGCGCCAACGAGATCGCGCGCCGCGCCCGCGGCACGCCGCGGATCGCCGGCCGCCTGCTGCGCCGCGTCCGCGACTTCGCTTCGGCTGCCGATGCAAGCTCGGTCGACCGCGCGATCGCCGATCACGCGCTGAGCGCGCTGGAGGTGGATGCCGCCGGCCTCGACGCCATGGACCGCCGCTACCTCACTACGATCGCGCTGAACTATGGCGGCGGCCCGGTCGGGGTGGAAACCATGGCGGCGGCGCTGTCGGAGCCACGTGATGCCATCGAGGACATCATCGAGCCCTATCTGATCCAGTGCGGCTATCTGCAGCGCACCCCGCGCGGCCGGCTTTTGACTTCGCACGCCTTCCGCCATCTCGGCCTCGCCGAGCCGACGCGCGATCCTGCGCAGTTTGGCCTGTTCGGCAACGGCGACAGCGACGACTGA
- a CDS encoding cytidine deaminase, with translation MLSEKDQELIAAAIDAIRPRYRNRWQEVGAAMRTRDGRIVTGVNIDAYIGRIAVCAEAIAIGRAITETGDRGIETIVAVRHPKPDEPGDIAVVSPCGICRELIHDYDANARVIVPDNGREPKVATIGELLPNKYRRGNG, from the coding sequence ATGTTGAGTGAAAAAGACCAGGAACTAATTGCCGCCGCGATTGACGCGATCAGGCCGCGTTATCGGAACCGTTGGCAAGAGGTCGGCGCTGCGATGCGCACCCGCGACGGCCGTATCGTCACCGGCGTGAATATCGACGCCTATATCGGCCGCATCGCCGTCTGTGCGGAGGCGATCGCCATCGGACGGGCCATCACCGAAACCGGCGATCGCGGCATCGAGACCATCGTCGCAGTTCGCCATCCCAAACCGGACGAGCCCGGCGATATTGCCGTCGTATCGCCCTGCGGCATCTGTCGCGAACTGATCCATGATTACGATGCGAACGCGCGGGTCATCGTTCCCGACAATGGCCGCGAGCCGAAGGTCGCCACCATCGGCGAGCTTTTGCCCAACAAGTACCGGAGAGGCAACGGGTGA
- the ruvA gene encoding Holliday junction branch migration protein RuvA, whose protein sequence is MIGKLKGLIDSYGEDFVILDVGGVGYQVHCSSRTLQALPSPGEAAVLSIETYVREDQIKLFGFRTDTEREWFRLLQTVQGVGAKVALAVLGTLPPAELANAIALRDKAAVSRTPGVGPKVAERIVSELKDKAPAFANVDPAVVHLAGAVDDQRAPRPVTDAISALVNLGYGQPQAAAAIAAASRSAGEKAETAQLIRLGLKELAK, encoded by the coding sequence ATGATCGGCAAACTCAAGGGCCTGATCGATTCCTACGGCGAGGATTTCGTCATCCTTGACGTCGGCGGCGTCGGCTATCAGGTGCATTGCTCGTCGCGCACGCTGCAGGCGCTGCCGTCGCCCGGCGAGGCGGCGGTGCTCTCCATCGAGACCTATGTCCGCGAGGACCAGATAAAACTGTTCGGCTTCCGCACCGATACCGAACGCGAATGGTTTCGCCTGTTGCAGACCGTGCAGGGCGTCGGCGCCAAGGTCGCGCTCGCCGTGCTCGGCACCTTGCCGCCGGCCGAACTCGCCAATGCGATTGCGCTGCGCGACAAGGCCGCGGTGTCGCGCACGCCCGGCGTCGGGCCGAAGGTCGCCGAGCGCATCGTCTCTGAATTGAAGGACAAGGCGCCTGCCTTCGCCAATGTCGATCCCGCCGTCGTGCATCTCGCCGGCGCGGTCGACGATCAACGCGCGCCGCGCCCGGTGACCGACGCGATCTCCGCGCTGGTCAATCTCGGCTATGGCCAGCCGCAGGCGGCGGCCGCCATTGCCGCGGCGTCACGCAGCGCCGGCGAAAAAGCCGAGACCGCGCAACTGATCCGGCTGGGCCTGAAGGAGCTGGCGAAATAG
- the ruvC gene encoding crossover junction endodeoxyribonuclease RuvC, with translation MTPPPIRHPVRIIGIDPGLRRTGWGVIESEGNRLVFIGCGSVEPPDDLALASRLLAIHEGLAAVLGDFRPAEAAVEQTFVNKDGVATLKLGQARGVAMLSPAMFGISVAEYAPNQVKKTVVGAGHADKNQIAVMLKILLPKAEPKSADAADALAIAITHAHHRQGAALRMRVASL, from the coding sequence ATGACACCCCCACCGATTCGCCATCCCGTCCGGATTATCGGCATCGACCCCGGCCTGCGCCGCACCGGCTGGGGCGTGATTGAGTCTGAGGGTAACCGGCTCGTCTTCATCGGCTGCGGCTCGGTCGAGCCGCCCGACGATCTGGCCCTGGCCAGCCGGCTACTCGCCATCCATGAGGGGCTTGCCGCCGTGCTCGGCGATTTCCGCCCGGCGGAGGCCGCGGTCGAGCAGACCTTCGTGAACAAGGACGGCGTCGCCACGCTGAAGCTCGGCCAGGCTCGCGGCGTCGCCATGCTGTCGCCGGCGATGTTTGGTATTTCGGTCGCGGAATATGCGCCCAACCAGGTCAAGAAGACCGTGGTCGGCGCCGGACATGCCGACAAGAACCAGATCGCCGTAATGCTGAAAATATTGCTGCCAAAGGCCGAGCCGAAATCCGCCGACGCGGCCGACGCGCTCGCCATCGCCATCACCCACGCCCACCATCGCCAGGGTGCGGCGCTGCGGATGAGGGTGGCGAGCCTATGA
- a CDS encoding YebC/PmpR family DNA-binding transcriptional regulator: protein MAGHSQFKNIMHRKGRQDAQKSKLFGKLAREITVAAKLGTPDPAMNPRLRAAVIAARQENMPKDNIERAIKKATGGESENYDEIRYEGYGPGGVAVIVEALTDNRNRAASDIRSYFTKSGGNLGETGSVAFMFDRTGIIEYDASVASDDAMLEAAIEAGADDVSSSESGHEIYASQDTFREVAKALEGKFGEARKAALTWKPQNTVAVDDETGEKLLKLMDLLNEHDDVQNVYANFEISDALVAKMGG, encoded by the coding sequence ATGGCCGGCCATTCCCAATTCAAGAACATCATGCACCGCAAGGGCCGGCAGGATGCCCAGAAGTCCAAGCTGTTCGGCAAGCTGGCGCGGGAAATCACGGTAGCCGCCAAATTGGGTACCCCGGACCCGGCCATGAACCCGCGGCTGCGCGCGGCTGTGATCGCGGCGCGCCAGGAAAACATGCCGAAGGACAATATCGAGCGCGCCATCAAGAAGGCGACCGGCGGAGAAAGCGAGAACTACGACGAGATCCGCTACGAGGGCTATGGCCCCGGCGGGGTCGCCGTGATCGTCGAGGCGCTGACCGACAACCGCAACCGTGCCGCCTCCGACATCCGCTCCTACTTCACCAAGTCGGGCGGCAATCTCGGCGAAACCGGCTCGGTCGCCTTCATGTTCGACCGCACCGGCATCATCGAATATGACGCCAGCGTGGCCTCCGACGATGCGATGCTGGAAGCAGCGATCGAGGCTGGCGCCGACGACGTGTCATCAAGCGAAAGCGGCCACGAGATCTACGCCTCGCAGGACACCTTTCGCGAGGTCGCCAAGGCGCTGGAAGGCAAGTTCGGCGAAGCGCGCAAGGCGGCGCTGACCTGGAAGCCGCAGAACACGGTCGCGGTCGACGACGAGACCGGCGAGAAGCTGCTCAAGCTGATGGACCTCCTCAACGAGCACGACGACGTCCAGAACGTCTACGCCAATTTCGAGATTTCGGACGCGCTGGTCGCCAAGATGGGCGGGTAG
- a CDS encoding methyl-accepting chemotaxis protein has product MAFGLFKKRVPEPVVPASETKVPAAASGVEAASGDGDSAKAILELLELELGAMIRQLERAANSVAGGAEATAATLSTIRQRTDALTSRSSAAQSTATTFSQAADKFTQSAQGIGAQVRDAGKLADEASEAAREAGANVDRLRESSAAIGNVVNLIAQIARQTTLLALNSTIEAARAGEAGRGFAVVATEVKALAVQTQNATEEITKKIEALQRDAAGSVDAVHRITQSIEAIRPVFAHVNGAVAEQNAITGEMADNAASASSFIVSVGDSAGEIDSATKETEAHGESVARAGRAVTAFAQKLKARCAVLLRQGEKEGERQERRKDERLPCSLKIEITTPRGVISASVYEISMGGILVSGANAEALAQGQSFDATLQDVGACRIRIVQRTKAGAHAQFERPGTALIEKIEDKIWSIQDDNTEAVTRAIEAAAALQKIFEDGIDSGAISMEDMFDTNYVEIPRTNPVQYRTKILDWADRALPPFQEAFLAKDKRMAFCAMVDTNGYLPVHNKIYSHPQRPGDVTWNTANSRNRRIFNDPAGLAAGRNQRVYLIQTYARDMGNGNTVMMREIDVPVRVKGRHWGGFRTAYKL; this is encoded by the coding sequence ATGGCCTTCGGATTGTTCAAAAAGCGGGTACCGGAACCGGTCGTACCCGCCTCCGAGACCAAGGTGCCGGCCGCCGCGTCAGGCGTGGAGGCGGCCTCCGGCGATGGCGATTCGGCCAAGGCGATCCTGGAGCTTTTGGAACTCGAGCTCGGCGCGATGATCCGCCAGCTCGAGCGTGCCGCCAATTCGGTCGCTGGCGGCGCCGAGGCCACGGCTGCGACGCTTTCGACCATCCGCCAGCGCACCGATGCACTGACGAGCCGCTCCAGCGCCGCCCAGAGCACCGCGACGACGTTTTCGCAGGCCGCCGACAAGTTCACCCAGTCGGCGCAGGGGATCGGCGCCCAGGTGCGCGACGCCGGCAAGCTCGCCGACGAGGCCAGCGAGGCCGCCCGCGAGGCCGGCGCCAATGTCGACCGCCTGCGGGAGTCTTCGGCGGCGATCGGCAATGTCGTCAACCTGATCGCACAGATCGCGCGGCAGACCACGCTGCTGGCGCTCAACTCCACCATCGAGGCGGCGCGCGCCGGCGAGGCGGGACGCGGCTTTGCCGTCGTCGCCACCGAAGTGAAGGCGCTGGCGGTGCAGACCCAGAACGCCACCGAGGAAATCACCAAGAAGATCGAGGCGTTGCAGCGCGACGCCGCCGGCTCGGTCGACGCCGTTCATCGCATTACCCAATCGATCGAAGCGATCCGCCCGGTGTTCGCGCACGTCAACGGCGCGGTCGCCGAACAGAACGCAATCACTGGCGAAATGGCCGACAATGCGGCTTCCGCTTCCAGCTTCATCGTTTCGGTCGGCGACAGCGCCGGCGAGATCGACAGCGCCACCAAGGAAACCGAGGCGCATGGCGAAAGCGTCGCCAGGGCCGGACGGGCCGTGACCGCGTTCGCACAAAAACTCAAGGCGCGCTGCGCCGTGCTGTTGCGCCAGGGCGAAAAGGAAGGCGAGCGCCAGGAGCGCCGCAAGGACGAAAGGCTGCCTTGCAGCCTCAAGATCGAAATTACGACCCCGCGCGGCGTGATATCGGCATCGGTCTATGAAATTTCCATGGGCGGCATTCTGGTCAGCGGGGCAAACGCGGAAGCGTTGGCGCAGGGCCAGAGTTTTGACGCGACGCTGCAGGATGTCGGCGCCTGCCGAATTCGCATCGTCCAGCGGACGAAAGCCGGCGCGCACGCACAGTTCGAACGGCCCGGTACGGCGTTGATCGAGAAGATCGAAGACAAGATCTGGTCGATCCAGGACGACAACACGGAAGCGGTCACCCGCGCGATCGAAGCCGCTGCAGCGCTGCAGAAGATCTTCGAGGACGGCATCGATAGCGGCGCGATCTCGATGGAGGATATGTTCGACACCAACTATGTCGAGATACCCCGCACCAACCCGGTGCAATACCGCACCAAAATCCTCGACTGGGCCGATCGAGCCCTGCCGCCCTTCCAGGAAGCATTCCTCGCCAAGGACAAGCGGATGGCGTTCTGCGCCATGGTCGACACCAACGGCTACCTTCCGGTGCACAACAAGATCTATTCGCACCCGCAGCGTCCGGGCGACGTCACCTGGAACACCGCCAACAGCCGCAACCGCCGCATCTTCAACGATCCCGCGGGACTTGCCGCCGGGCGCAACCAGCGCGTCTATCTGATCCAGACCTACGCCCGCGACATGGGCAACGGTAATACGGTGATGATGCGCGAGATCGACGTGCCGGTCCGCGTCAAAGGCCGCCACTGGGGCGGGTTCCGCACCGCTTACAAACTCTAG
- a CDS encoding methyl-accepting chemotaxis protein, giving the protein MSVVQRAVLDTQSNRTLAERLIDQLADRIGGLGVELADIAGNVQEVASRVANQSERFHHLQSTAQTMVAANRDIANASQAVQSTTSAAVVEIVQSRDAVNTAVQHIAELVEAVGRIEARLSAVGSALSQVAKVSGSIEAIAKQTNLLALNATIEAARAGTAGRGFAVVASEVKSLAEGTRQATQQISDTVRDLDGQIGSLIGESSDASFRAKNAGEGAREISGIIARVHQGIASVGQEIDGVARAATSNLGHCDTVIAELGELAKGVDLSSRDLKHADGRVAKLLEISEGLIALIADSGVETSDAPLIRVVVDTAKCISAEFEAAIERGEITLEQLMDEKYREIPGSDPKQYLTDYVAFTDRVLPAIQDPIQKSDPRIVFCVAWAKGGYLPTHNPNYRLPQGPDPVWNNANCRNRRLFNDRAVKKVAANTKPFLLQTYRRDMGGGNFVLMKDLSSPIFIRGRHWGAFRMGFRQT; this is encoded by the coding sequence ATGTCCGTTGTGCAGCGTGCAGTCCTCGATACCCAATCCAACCGGACACTGGCCGAACGACTGATTGACCAGCTTGCCGACCGCATCGGCGGGCTCGGCGTCGAGCTTGCCGATATCGCCGGCAACGTTCAGGAGGTCGCAAGCCGCGTCGCGAACCAGTCGGAGCGGTTCCACCATCTGCAGAGCACAGCCCAGACGATGGTCGCGGCCAACCGCGACATCGCCAATGCATCGCAGGCGGTACAATCGACCACCTCCGCGGCCGTCGTGGAGATCGTTCAATCGCGCGACGCAGTGAATACGGCCGTCCAGCACATCGCCGAACTCGTTGAAGCGGTCGGCCGCATCGAGGCCCGGCTCAGCGCCGTCGGCTCGGCGCTGTCGCAGGTCGCAAAAGTTTCCGGCTCGATCGAGGCGATCGCGAAGCAGACCAATCTCTTGGCACTCAATGCCACGATCGAGGCGGCGCGCGCCGGAACTGCCGGCCGCGGCTTTGCCGTGGTCGCGAGCGAAGTGAAGAGTCTCGCGGAGGGAACGCGCCAGGCCACGCAGCAGATCTCCGATACCGTACGCGACCTCGATGGTCAGATCGGCAGCCTGATCGGCGAGAGCAGCGACGCCTCGTTTCGCGCCAAGAACGCCGGCGAAGGCGCACGAGAGATCAGCGGTATCATCGCACGCGTGCACCAGGGCATCGCATCCGTCGGCCAGGAGATCGACGGCGTTGCCAGGGCCGCGACTTCAAATCTCGGCCATTGCGACACCGTCATCGCCGAGCTTGGCGAACTAGCCAAGGGCGTCGACCTCTCCTCGCGCGATCTCAAGCACGCCGATGGGCGGGTGGCAAAGCTACTGGAGATCTCCGAAGGCCTGATCGCGCTGATCGCCGACAGCGGCGTCGAAACCTCGGATGCACCGCTGATCCGCGTCGTCGTCGACACCGCAAAATGCATCTCGGCCGAGTTCGAGGCCGCGATCGAGCGCGGCGAGATCACGCTCGAGCAGTTGATGGACGAGAAGTATCGGGAAATCCCCGGCTCAGATCCCAAGCAGTATCTCACCGACTACGTCGCCTTCACCGACCGCGTGCTGCCCGCGATCCAGGACCCGATCCAGAAAAGCGATCCGCGCATCGTGTTCTGCGTCGCCTGGGCCAAAGGCGGCTATCTGCCGACCCACAATCCGAACTACCGCCTGCCGCAAGGCCCCGATCCGGTCTGGAACAACGCCAATTGCCGTAACCGCCGCCTGTTCAACGACCGCGCGGTGAAAAAGGTGGCGGCGAACACAAAACCGTTTCTGCTGCAAACCTATCGGCGCGACATGGGCGGCGGCAATTTCGTGCTGATGAAGGACCTGTCGTCACCGATCTTCATCCGCGGCCGCCACTGGGGCGCATTCCGGATGGGTTTTCGGCAGACCTGA
- a CDS encoding (2Fe-2S)-binding protein — protein sequence MTHTGTAASAGRIAAVPEKIPVTLNVNGKRVQLSVAPWTTLLDALRDHLDLTGTKKGCDHGQCGACTVLVGGRRINSCLTLAVMQEDGEITTIEGLARNGQLHPLQQAFIDHDAFQCGYCTSGQICSAAGLISEGRAKTADEIRELMSGNICRCGAYPNIVAAIQQAMERS from the coding sequence ATGACGCATACTGGGACAGCAGCATCCGCAGGGCGTATCGCCGCAGTGCCCGAGAAAATTCCGGTCACGCTGAACGTCAACGGTAAACGGGTCCAGCTTTCGGTCGCGCCGTGGACGACACTGCTCGACGCGCTGCGCGACCATCTCGATCTGACAGGCACCAAGAAGGGCTGCGATCACGGCCAATGCGGCGCATGCACCGTGCTCGTCGGGGGACGGCGGATCAATTCCTGCCTCACGCTCGCCGTGATGCAGGAGGACGGCGAGATCACCACGATCGAGGGCCTGGCGCGCAATGGCCAGCTGCATCCGCTGCAACAGGCCTTCATCGATCACGACGCGTTTCAATGCGGCTACTGCACGTCGGGACAGATCTGCTCGGCCGCCGGGCTGATCAGCGAAGGCAGAGCGAAAACCGCGGACGAGATCCGCGAACTGATGAGCGGCAACATCTGCCGCTGCGGCGCCTATCCGAACATCGTGGCGGCGATCCAGCAGGCGATGGAGCGATCATGA
- a CDS encoding xanthine dehydrogenase family protein subunit M → MIPFQYSRASDVADAIKQIAADPSAKFIAGGTNLLDLIKYDVAAPTRLIDISRLPLRNVEETASGGVLIGALVPNTDLAYHPLIEARYPLLSRSILAGASQQLRNMASTGGNLVQRTRCFYFYDATAPCNKREPGSGCSAISGVNRINAILGTSESCIATHPSDMCVALAALEAIVHVKGPAGTRSIAFADFHRLPNNTPQLDTNLEPDEIITAIELPAKGFSANYSYLKIRDRLSYAFALVSVAAALELDGDTIKEARLALGGVAHKPWRSTAAEATLLGQRADTAAFAQAADWLLHGAKGYGHNDFKIGLARRAIIRTLGQAARGTPQSISDKKIR, encoded by the coding sequence ATGATCCCGTTTCAATATAGCCGCGCGAGCGACGTCGCCGACGCCATCAAGCAGATCGCCGCAGACCCGTCCGCGAAATTCATCGCGGGTGGTACCAACCTGCTCGACCTGATCAAATACGATGTCGCCGCCCCGACCCGGCTGATCGACATCTCGCGCCTGCCACTCAGGAACGTTGAGGAGACCGCGAGCGGCGGCGTTCTGATCGGCGCGCTGGTGCCGAACACCGACCTTGCCTACCATCCGCTGATCGAGGCGCGCTATCCGCTGCTGTCGCGCTCGATCCTGGCTGGCGCATCGCAGCAGCTGCGCAACATGGCCTCGACTGGCGGCAATCTCGTGCAGCGGACGCGCTGCTTCTATTTCTACGACGCGACGGCGCCTTGCAACAAGCGCGAGCCGGGCAGCGGCTGCTCGGCGATATCGGGCGTCAACCGTATCAACGCGATCCTCGGCACCAGCGAATCCTGCATCGCCACGCATCCATCCGACATGTGCGTCGCACTCGCCGCGCTTGAAGCGATCGTGCATGTCAAAGGCCCAGCCGGGACGCGCAGCATTGCGTTTGCGGACTTCCATCGGCTGCCCAATAACACGCCGCAGCTCGACACCAATCTCGAGCCCGACGAGATCATCACGGCGATCGAGCTGCCGGCAAAAGGCTTCAGCGCGAACTATTCCTATCTGAAGATCCGCGACCGCCTGTCCTATGCGTTCGCGCTGGTATCGGTGGCGGCGGCGCTTGAACTCGACGGCGACACGATCAAGGAGGCGCGGCTGGCGCTGGGTGGCGTCGCGCACAAACCGTGGCGCAGTACGGCCGCTGAGGCGACGCTGCTCGGACAACGCGCCGACACGGCGGCATTTGCGCAAGCCGCGGATTGGCTGCTGCACGGCGCCAAAGGCTACGGACACAACGACTTCAAGATCGGTCTGGCGCGGCGCGCCATCATCCGGACGCTAGGTCAGGCAGCGCGAGGAACGCCGCAGTCGATCTCCGACAAGAAGATACGGTGA